A region from the Variovorax paradoxus genome encodes:
- a CDS encoding SulP family inorganic anion transporter, producing the protein MNPAATSSSSSLRQRIARWVPCLAWPRPSAALLRNEAMAGITVALMVIPQGVAYAALAGMPLVTGVYAALFPALVAVIFSSSQRLSVGPTALTSLLVGASLAPLAVPGSAEWVEMAVWLTLMSGAIQVVLGAGRFGWLLRLVNSPVLIGFTQGAAVLIAISQLPALLGFTGRTIPQVLQGGPLPDLVAVAFGLGSIAVLWLGKRLAPRFPTTMALVAGAAAISWSVNYALRGGAVVGSLPSGLPSFYWPGLLPLHTFSALVLPALMITLVSFLETASSAKVDNARAGTLWNENQDLIGQGLAKLASGFSGAFPTSSSFSRSAITLYAGAQTGWATLSSVVVVAGALLWLMPLLYHVPQAVLAAVVVTAILGLVKPASFVALWRVSRIEAGISFGTFVLTIATAPSIYWGVLGGLLASLAHYMYRHLHPRIIEVGLHPDGSLRDRNLWKLPPLAPQLYALRMDAELDFASASTLERALTVALAERPELTDVCLFAQPINRIDITGAEVFGSIRRMMEAKGVRLHLSGLKLPAMQVLERAGLLAPGPMLFSYRTDGEALAALAPRADAPPHAAARNDIGS; encoded by the coding sequence ATGAATCCGGCAGCCACCTCCTCCTCGTCCTCCCTGCGCCAGCGCATCGCACGCTGGGTTCCCTGCCTTGCATGGCCCCGCCCTTCCGCGGCGCTGCTGCGCAACGAGGCGATGGCGGGCATCACGGTGGCGCTGATGGTCATTCCGCAAGGCGTGGCGTATGCGGCGCTGGCGGGCATGCCGCTGGTCACCGGCGTGTACGCGGCGCTGTTCCCGGCGCTCGTCGCGGTGATCTTCAGCTCGTCGCAGCGGCTGTCGGTCGGCCCCACTGCCCTCACCAGCCTGCTGGTGGGCGCATCGCTCGCGCCGCTGGCGGTGCCCGGCAGCGCCGAATGGGTGGAAATGGCCGTCTGGCTCACGTTGATGTCGGGCGCGATCCAGGTCGTGCTGGGTGCCGGGCGCTTCGGCTGGCTGCTGCGGCTGGTCAACTCGCCGGTGCTGATCGGCTTCACGCAGGGCGCGGCGGTGCTGATCGCCATCTCGCAGCTGCCGGCGCTGCTCGGCTTCACAGGGCGCACCATCCCCCAGGTGCTGCAGGGGGGGCCGCTGCCGGATCTGGTCGCCGTTGCCTTCGGGCTGGGCAGCATCGCCGTGCTGTGGCTCGGCAAGCGGCTCGCGCCGCGCTTCCCGACCACGATGGCGCTGGTGGCGGGCGCCGCGGCCATCAGCTGGAGCGTCAACTACGCATTGCGCGGCGGGGCCGTGGTGGGCAGCTTGCCCTCGGGCCTGCCCTCCTTCTACTGGCCGGGCCTGCTGCCTTTGCACACGTTCAGCGCGCTGGTGCTGCCGGCCCTGATGATCACACTGGTGAGCTTTCTCGAAACCGCTTCGAGCGCCAAGGTCGACAACGCGCGCGCCGGCACGCTCTGGAACGAGAACCAGGACCTGATCGGCCAGGGCCTGGCCAAGCTGGCCTCGGGTTTCTCGGGCGCCTTTCCCACCAGCTCGTCGTTCTCGCGCTCGGCCATCACGCTGTATGCGGGCGCGCAGACCGGCTGGGCCACGCTGTCCAGCGTGGTGGTGGTGGCCGGTGCGCTGCTGTGGCTGATGCCGCTGCTCTATCACGTGCCGCAGGCGGTGCTGGCGGCGGTGGTGGTCACGGCCATCCTCGGACTGGTCAAGCCGGCGAGCTTCGTCGCGCTCTGGCGCGTGTCGCGCATCGAGGCCGGCATTTCGTTCGGCACCTTCGTGCTGACCATTGCCACGGCGCCGAGCATCTACTGGGGCGTGCTGGGCGGCCTGCTCGCGAGCCTGGCGCACTACATGTACCGCCACCTTCATCCACGCATCATCGAGGTGGGCCTGCATCCCGACGGCAGCCTGCGCGACCGCAACCTCTGGAAGCTGCCCCCGCTGGCGCCGCAGCTCTATGCGCTGCGCATGGATGCCGAGCTGGACTTCGCCTCGGCCTCCACGCTCGAACGCGCGCTCACCGTGGCGCTGGCCGAGCGCCCCGAACTGACCGACGTGTGCCTCTTCGCGCAGCCCATCAACCGCATCGACATCACGGGTGCCGAAGTGTTCGGCTCGATCCGCCGGATGATGGAAGCCAAGGGCGTGCGCCTGCACCTGAGCGGCCTGAAGCTGCCGGCCATGCAGGTGCTGGAGCGCGCCGGCCTGCTCGCGCCGGGGCCGATGCTCTTCAGCTACCGCACCGACGGCGAAGCGCTGGCGGCGTTGGCCCCGCGCGCCGACGCACCGCCGCATGCGGCGGCTCGGAACGACATCGGCAGCTGA
- a CDS encoding acyl carrier protein, with product MSSLKELQDLIHEKYGIEPSKLDPNASMRETGGLDSLALAEFLFAIEDHFGITMPDEDANIDTLTELAVLVDKVRAAKTA from the coding sequence ATGAGTTCGCTGAAGGAATTGCAGGACCTGATCCACGAGAAGTACGGCATCGAACCGTCGAAGCTCGACCCCAACGCATCGATGCGCGAAACCGGCGGGCTCGACTCGCTGGCATTGGCCGAGTTCCTGTTTGCCATCGAAGACCACTTCGGCATCACCATGCCCGACGAAGACGCCAACATCGACACCCTGACCGAACTGGCGGTGCTGGTCGACAAGGTCAGGGCCGCGAAGACAGCGTGA
- a CDS encoding DUF2501 domain-containing protein codes for MRFRTALISIALVAAGVSASAQSDLLGKFKDQMGSSGGASALGENLGFKMPAIGSSTMGNAAGVLQYCVKNNYLGGDAASVKDKLLAKITGQKQQETGFASGAKGLLKGGDGKTLNFKMLSSKVKEKACDYVLKNASSLV; via the coding sequence ATGCGTTTTCGCACCGCACTGATTTCCATCGCGCTGGTTGCGGCCGGCGTCTCGGCCTCGGCCCAGTCGGACCTGCTCGGCAAGTTCAAGGACCAGATGGGCTCCTCGGGCGGCGCCTCAGCGCTCGGCGAGAACCTCGGCTTCAAGATGCCCGCGATCGGCTCCAGCACCATGGGCAATGCGGCCGGCGTGCTGCAGTACTGCGTCAAGAACAACTATCTCGGCGGCGATGCGGCCTCGGTGAAGGACAAGCTGCTGGCCAAAATCACCGGCCAGAAGCAGCAGGAGACCGGCTTCGCGAGCGGTGCCAAGGGGCTGCTCAAGGGCGGCGACGGCAAGACGCTGAACTTCAAGATGCTCTCGTCGAAGGTGAAGGAGAAGGCCTGCGACTACGTGCTCAAGAACGCGAGTTCGCTGGTCTAG
- the arfB gene encoding alternative ribosome rescue aminoacyl-tRNA hydrolase ArfB translates to MLRPPLLIDPDEVEFSAIRAQGAGGQNVNKVSSAVHLRYDIHASSLPADVKERMLALRDSRITQEGVFVLKAQQHRTQEMNRADALARLQEVVDSVATPPRVRRATKPTYGSKQRRLEGKSQRSQIKNLRGPVRD, encoded by the coding sequence ATGCTCCGCCCACCCCTCCTGATCGACCCCGACGAGGTCGAGTTCAGCGCCATCCGCGCGCAGGGCGCGGGCGGCCAGAACGTCAACAAGGTGTCGAGCGCAGTGCACCTGCGCTACGACATCCATGCGAGCTCGCTGCCTGCCGACGTGAAGGAGCGGATGCTCGCGCTGCGCGACAGCCGCATCACGCAGGAAGGCGTCTTCGTTTTGAAGGCGCAGCAGCACCGCACGCAGGAAATGAACCGCGCCGACGCGCTCGCACGCCTGCAGGAGGTGGTCGACAGCGTGGCCACGCCGCCGCGCGTGCGGCGCGCCACCAAGCCGACCTACGGTTCGAAGCAGCGCCGGCTCGAAGGCAAGAGCCAGCGCTCGCAGATCAAGAACCTGCGCGGACCGGTGCGGGACTGA
- a CDS encoding DUF3299 domain-containing protein: protein MRAFFRRALPAFLLALGAVGLAGCGPAAGTSPTVAGAVQELKWEELVPKSWDPTKRYRNLSLEALRDNDPRAVQMLDEMRAVWDNAPVNVALDGMAAGLSGFVVPLDNTQDGIREFLLVPYFGACIHTPPPPANQIVHVVAADAVKGLHAMDTVRVSGLLKAARYASADMGVSGYEIKSASVEPFVAAR, encoded by the coding sequence ATGAGAGCCTTCTTCCGCCGCGCCTTGCCGGCCTTCCTGCTTGCGCTGGGCGCTGTTGGCCTGGCGGGCTGCGGGCCGGCCGCGGGCACCAGCCCGACTGTCGCCGGCGCCGTGCAGGAACTCAAGTGGGAAGAGCTCGTTCCCAAGAGCTGGGACCCGACCAAGCGCTACCGCAACCTCAGCCTGGAGGCGCTGCGCGACAACGACCCGCGCGCGGTCCAGATGCTGGACGAGATGCGCGCCGTCTGGGACAACGCACCGGTCAACGTGGCGCTCGACGGCATGGCCGCAGGGCTCTCGGGCTTCGTCGTTCCGCTCGACAACACGCAGGACGGCATTCGCGAGTTCCTGCTGGTGCCGTACTTCGGCGCCTGCATCCATACCCCACCGCCGCCGGCCAACCAGATCGTGCATGTGGTCGCGGCCGATGCCGTGAAGGGCCTGCATGCGATGGACACCGTGCGTGTGAGCGGCCTGCTGAAGGCCGCGCGCTATGCCTCGGCGGACATGGGCGTGAGCGGCTACGAGATCAAGTCGGCCTCGGTCGAGCCTTTTGTCGCGGCGCGCTGA
- a CDS encoding beta-ketoacyl-[acyl-carrier-protein] synthase family protein, translating to MNHEVCVTGLGVVAPHGDEPGALFQALLDGQSAIRPIFPELPRPAAAATVAFDETRWFTKLQLAGVDRVSQLAVAAADLALRDAGLAANDADPERMGVYAGCGMGGAAALEAAYRGNGRVSPLTIPAFMPNAPAAHVAMRQGVQGPVLTYSIACASSSVAIAEAAKAIRRGEVDMAIAGGSEALIVPGVVLAWQAMQTLASFQPGEAAGAVRPFASDRSGFALGEGAAFLVLESAERARGRGARSYATLAGWGLSSDATHLTKPDAPGQARALRQALRQAGLAPRDVGYCNAHGTATRIGDVVERNALADVWGNDLDSLRVSSTKALHGHMLGAAGAIEALVTVLALHHRQLPPNANCSEVDPACSLNLVAQHDTGAPAIEAAMSNSFAFGGTNSVLLFRRS from the coding sequence GTGAACCACGAGGTCTGCGTCACCGGACTGGGCGTCGTGGCGCCGCACGGCGACGAGCCCGGCGCGCTGTTCCAGGCGCTGCTCGATGGTCAATCGGCCATCCGCCCGATCTTCCCCGAACTGCCCAGGCCTGCCGCCGCGGCCACGGTGGCCTTCGACGAAACACGCTGGTTCACCAAGCTGCAACTCGCCGGCGTCGACCGCGTGAGCCAGCTCGCGGTGGCCGCGGCCGATCTCGCGCTGCGCGATGCGGGCCTTGCCGCGAACGATGCCGATCCCGAACGCATGGGTGTCTACGCCGGCTGCGGCATGGGCGGCGCCGCGGCGCTGGAGGCGGCCTACCGCGGCAACGGGCGGGTATCGCCGCTCACCATTCCCGCCTTCATGCCCAATGCGCCCGCCGCCCACGTGGCCATGCGCCAGGGCGTGCAGGGACCGGTGCTGACCTATTCGATCGCCTGCGCCTCGTCGTCGGTGGCCATTGCCGAAGCGGCCAAGGCCATCCGGCGCGGCGAAGTCGACATGGCCATTGCCGGCGGCAGCGAAGCGCTGATCGTGCCGGGCGTGGTGCTGGCCTGGCAGGCCATGCAGACGCTGGCCAGCTTCCAACCCGGCGAGGCGGCCGGCGCGGTGCGGCCCTTCGCAAGCGACCGCAGCGGTTTTGCGCTGGGCGAAGGCGCGGCCTTCCTGGTGCTCGAATCCGCCGAACGCGCACGCGGCCGAGGCGCCCGCAGCTATGCCACGCTGGCCGGCTGGGGCCTGAGCAGCGATGCCACCCATCTCACCAAGCCCGATGCGCCCGGCCAGGCGCGTGCGCTGCGCCAGGCCCTGCGGCAGGCCGGGCTCGCACCGCGCGATGTGGGCTACTGCAATGCGCACGGCACCGCCACGCGCATCGGCGACGTGGTCGAGCGCAACGCGCTGGCCGATGTGTGGGGCAATGACCTGGACAGCCTGCGCGTCAGCTCCACCAAGGCGCTGCACGGCCACATGCTCGGTGCCGCGGGCGCCATCGAGGCGCTCGTCACGGTACTTGCGCTGCACCACCGGCAGTTGCCGCCGAATGCGAACTGCAGCGAAGTCGATCCGGCCTGCAGCCTGAATCTCGTGGCGCAGCACGACACGGGTGCGCCAGCCATCGAAGCGGCCATGAGCAACTCCTTCGCATTCGGCGGCACGAATTCCGTGCTGCTCTTCCGCCGCTCGTGA